The Candidatus Omnitrophota bacterium genome contains the following window.
CCATAAGCGCTTGGATGAGTGGTCAAAAGGCCTTCGCCATGGGAAAAGGGAGGACATCATGATAGGAGCCATGAAAGAAGTTGGCCCCCCCATATTTGCCTCTCTCATTGTCATGGCGATAGCCTTTATGCCGGTTTTTACCTTGGAAGCGCAGGAAGGCAGACTTTTCAAGCCCCTTGCCTTTACTAAGAACTTCTCCATTTTCTTCGCGGCCCTTCTTGCCATAACCCTGACCCCGGCGCTTATTATGATATTCGTTGGAGGTAAAAAACACAATTTTAAACCGGTATGGTTATGCGCCATCACAAACTTTTTTATCGGCGGCAAGATCGTCTCGGAAGACAATCACCCGATAAGCAAATGTCTGATCAGGCTTTATCATCCTATAGCGCTTTGGGCCATAAAGAACAGGATCGCTGTATGCATCGCGGCTGTTATTGCAATGCTGATAACGATCCCGGCATTCATGATGATGGGGTCGGAATTCATGCCGCCGTTAAACGAGGGCTCTATTCTTTATATGCCTACGACGCTGCCCGGGTTGTCTGTTACCGAAGCGGCGAAATTATTGCAAGTTCAGGACAGGATACTTAAATCATTTCCCGAGGTTGAAAGCGTGTTCGGCAAGGCCGGCCGGGCCGCTTCGTCTACGGATCCGGCCCCATTCTCAATGATGGAGACGACCGTTGTATTAAAGGACAGGAAGCATTGGCGCAAAGGAATGACGTGGGAAAAACTTATCGATGAAATGGACAGCAGGATGAAATTACCCGGCGTTACGAACGCCTGGACGATGCCGATCAAAGCGAGGACCGACATGCTGACCACGGGCGTTCGCACTCCCGTCGGAATCAAGATCTACGGCTCGGACCTGAAAGAGATCGAGAAAATAGGCATGGATATAGAACGAGTATTAAAAGACATCCCGGGCACGCGTAGTGTCTACGCCGAACGGGTGAGCGGCGGATATTTCGTCGATTTTGACCTGAAACGCGAGGCGATAGCTCGTTATGGATTGACTGTCGATGATGTTGAGATGGTCATAATGTCGGCTATAGGCGGAGAGAATATAACCACAACCATAGAAGGCAGGGAGAGATACCCGGTCAATGTCCGCTATATGAGAGAATGGCGCGATGATATCGACAAACTTAAAAGGATCACCGTGCCTACTATAGGCGGAGCGCAGATACCATTAACTGATCTTGCCGATATAAAATTGACCGAAGGCCCTGCCATGATCAGGGACGAGAACGGACTTCTTTCCGGGTATGTGTATGTGGATATGACCGGACGCGATGTGGGAAGATACGTTAATAATGCCAAACGGATCGTAAGGGAGAAGATAAAAATGCCGACAGGGTATGCCCTAACATGGTCGGGCCAATATGAATACATGCAGAGGATCAGGGATCGGCTCAAAATATTCATTCCTCTCACGATTTTTATAATCTTTATTCTATACTACTTTACCTTTAAATCTGTTACCGAAACGATGATCGTCATGATGTCCGTGCCATTCGCGTTGATCGGCGGCATCTGGTATCTATTCTTGCTGAAATATAATATGAGTATAGCGGTATGGGTAGGATTGATTGCTCTGGCGGGAGTCGCGGCTGAAACAGGCTCTATAATGATAGTCTATCTTGATGAAGCCTATAACCGTCGTAAGCGGGAAGGCAGGATGAGGAGCCTCCCGGATTTATACGATGCTGTCATGGAAGGCGCGGTCCAAAGGCTCAGGCCCAAGCTTATGACCGTAGGAGCGAATATATTCGGTCTAATGCCTGTGATGCTAAGTGTGGGTACGGGAGCCGATGTAATGAAAAGAATAGCAGCGCCGCTGATCGGCGGCCTTACGTCATCCACGGTTCTCACATTAATCGTCCTGCCGGCTATTTACACAATATGGAAATATAATTCGGAAATAAAGCGTCTATCCTCAATCGAAAGAGATGGAAGCGTATGAAGAGGCTCGGCATGATGCTGTTCGTGATATGTTTTTTATTTTGCTCAAATAGCTGCCCTGCTAAAGAACAGGTTGTCGATGTAGCGAATAAGGTTTGTCCCGTAACGGGGGATAAGATCGACCCAAAAAGCAATATAACATATGAATACCAGGGCAAGATCTATCATTTCTGCTGTCTAATATATATAAAACAAACCTGATCTTTTGGTAATCTTAAGAAAAAAAGGAGAGATTATGAAAAAGATAACAGCGCTTATCACCCTTACCGTCGCCATGACGGTATTTTTTTTGACCGGCGCCTGTGAAGCGCAAACCGGTGTAACCGCCGATGCTATGAAGCCTATGCTGGAGAAGACAAAGTCGAGGATAAATGAGTGGTTCAGGATACTGGACAGAGAGCTGGAGAGCGCCGCCGAAAGGCTGTCTACGGCGGACTTGAGCGGGAGGGACGCGCGGAGAATATTGAAGGAACTTATGATAGGAAGGTCGTCTATTGTCGATTGCGGGATAGTCGATGAATCCGGGATCCTGATCACGGTTCAGCCTCCGGAATACAGGTCTTATGAAGGCAGAGACATCAGTAGCGAGCAGCACATCATGGCTGTGCGTGAAACAAAAAGACCTGTCATGAGCGATTCTTTTAATGCAGTCGAAGGCGTGTATTCGGTCGCATTAGAATATCCCATATTTTCAGATAAGGGCCGGTATCGCGGGTCAGTGAGTCTAATTATAAAATACGCCGCATTTTTAAATAATATATTGGAAAAGATAGTGAAAGACATGCCATGCAAGGTGTGGGTCATGCAGCCGGATGGCTTGATATTGTATGATTCTGACCCCAACCAGATAAACAGGAATGTATTTACAGACGATATGTTCAAACCGTTCCATAGCCTGATAACTTTTTCGAAAAATGTCGTTTCGGAGAAGAACGGGACTGGTTCCTACGATTTCTATTCCAAAGGATTTGAGGATAAGGCAGTCGTCAAGAAAAACGCGATATGGGACACTGTTGGACTATACGGTAATGAATGGCGTATCATTGTGATGGAGATCGAAAAATAAAACGGAGGGATGAAGATGAATAGCCGTACGCAAAGCCTTGCTTTATCCGGTATCGTGACTGTGATCTGTCTGGCTGCCGGCGGTATGGCAGATATTGTCTATGCCGATACCGCGGCCGATGTGATCGTATTAAGGGCCGAAATGGACACTATGAAGAGGCAATTTGCCATGATGAAGGATGCGAACGCCGAGCTGCAGAAGCGCGTCGCTACGCTAGAAGATAGGATCAATTTCCAGCCGCCGTCTCAACCGACTATGACCGCGGGCGCCGTTTCCGAAGTCGCATGTCCGACCAGCGAGATCGCGAAGATATCGAAGAAGACCGAGATCTCGGTGCTCGAGCAGTACAGCAAGCAGTCGGCTCTGGATGCGACGGCGATACTCCAAAAGGTTCCCGATTACATACCGAACTACTTTACCAAAGGTCTGGAATTCCACGGCTACTTCAGGAGCGGTTACGGTGTGAACGGCAAGGGCGGCATGATGCAGGCGTTCCAGGCGCCGGGCGCGCCGGCGAAATTCCGCCTCGGTAACGAGCAGGAGACATACATAGAGAGCATTCTTGTAAATAATAACTGGAACCCGGATCCGGAAGGCATAACGGTAAAGACACAGCTTCGCATGGCATACCAGACCAACCAGAACAATGTTACCTGGGATCCGATCAACGACCGCGTATACCCGGCGGAAATGTTCGGCGAGATGGGCAATATAATACCGGGCCACCCTGATATCAAGGTATGGGCTGGCGAGCGGTTTTACCGTCTGCCTGAACTCGACATAATCGATTTCTGGTGGTCCGATATGAGCGGATATGGCGGCGGTTTCAGCGATATCGACTTATTTAATAATGCGGCTAAGCTCAACATCGCCTACATCGGTTACTCGCCGAACGACGTCTCGCTTTCGACGAGCCGCGGCCGGCTTGCCAAGAACAATATCCATATCATGTTCCATGACTTCGAGGTCCCGGGCGGCGTAGGAACATTCTGGGTGAACGGCGGTTACATAAAAGGCGGCAATACTACCGATCTGACCCCGAACGTCAAATATCCGGACATGGCGGGAATAAACGTCGGGTTCATGCACTATATTCCGGGAGAGCTCAATAACAACCAGTTGGGTCTTCAGTACGGCTGCGGCGCGAACACCTCATTGTCCGCAGGCGGCAACATGCCCATGACGGACGATGACCGCAAATCGTGGCGCGTGCGCATAACCGAAATGTTCAATCGCCAGATCACGGATAAGCTGTGCGTGCAGATTGACGGCGTTTATCAGTATACCGACAGCGGAAGAGATACCAAATGCCGGGAGACGTGGATAAGCCTGGGCGCCAGGCCGATATACATGTTCAATAAACATTTCGGGCTGGAATTTGAGCCGGGCGTAGATTATATCAATAATCCGTTGAATGGTTATGACACCTGCCTCTATAAGGTCACAGGCGCTCTGCGTGTGGCGCCGGCCCCTATATGGAACAGCCGTCCCGAATTCAGGATATTCGCCACATATGCGACATGGGGCGACGATTTTAGGGGTCAAGTCGGCGGCCCCGGTTATGAAACCCAGACAGAAGGGTGGAACTACGGTATCCAGTGCGAAAACTGGTGGTAATATATCGCGGAGTCGTATAGAATATGTAAAACGGAGGGCATTATGATGAAGATGACAAGATTTTTTTGCGGAGCGGCGGTCCTTGCAGTCATGATTTCGCTTATCGTCCCGGCAGAGGCCTTTGCCGCGGCAGGAAAGAAGATGCGCATAGGCGTATCGCTTCCGACTCAGCGCGACGAGCGGTGGGTCCGCGACGCCGAAGAGATGCGCGCGGTCGCGAAGGCCGACGGCGTAGATATAAAGATGCAGGTTTGCGACAATGACGCCGCCAGGCAGATGTCCCAGTGCGAGAACCTTCTTGCCCAGGGCATAGATATCCTCATCCTGGCCCCGCATGACGCTACGAGCGCGGGCGCTATAGCCGATAATGCGCACGCGGCAGGCATAAAGGTCATATCGTATGACAGGCTTGTTATGGGGACGAATAATGTAGACCTGTATGTATCATTCGATAATTTTGCCGTAGGAAAACTGATGGGTGAATACCTGACCAGGCTCGTCCCTAAGGGCAATTACATCGTCCTGGCCGGCGCTCCTACGGATAATAACGCCAAATTATACAGGGAAGGCGCTATGGAAGCTATAAAGCCCCTGGTCGATAAGGGAGACGTCAAGATAGTGATGGACCAGTGGGTGACGGATTGGCAGCCGACGGTGGCCATGAACCTCGTGCAGAACGCGCTGACCGCAAATAATAACAAGATAGACGCGGTGCTGGCTCCTAATGACAACACGGCCGGAGGCGTAATACAGGCGCTCGCGCAGGTGGGACTGGCCGGCAAGGTCCCCGTTACCGGTCAGGACGCCGAGGATACGGCCGCCCAGCGCATCATGGCGGGAACGCAGGCGATGACGGTGTTCAAAAATACGCGGGAACAGGCGCGCGTTGCGATCGAGACGGCTATAAAGATGGTAAGAGGGGAAAAGCCCGAAACGAACTCGGTCGTTAATAATAAGAAGATGGACGTGCCTTCTATACTCTTGACGCCGGTCGTAGTCGATAAAGCCAATATAGACGAAGTCCTGATAAATAGCGGTTATATCTCGAAAGATAAGGTCTATAAAAAATAGGTTTCAAAGAAGAGAGGGTATAAAGTATGCCCGACGACAATATACTCGAGATGAGGGGTATCTCCAAGGAATTTCCAGGCGTGCGCGCCCTGGATGACGTTACGTTCAGTGTAAGGCGCGGTGAGATCCACGCCCTCGTGGGCGAGAACGGGGCAGGGAAATCGACGCTTATGAAAGTCTTAAGCGGCGTATATCCCGCGGGCGAATATTCTGGAAACATACTTATTGACGGGCGCGAGATACGTTTCAAGTCGATAAAGGACAGCGAGCGCGCGAGTGTGGCGATAATCTACCAGGAATTGGCGCTTGTAAAACAGCTCTCCATAGTCGAGAACATATATCTCGGCAACGAGATCGCTTCCAGAGGCGTGATAAACTGGGATGAATCGGTAAAAAAGGCGCAGGATTATCTTGAGCATGTCGGCCTGAAAGTGAGCCCTGTAAGCCCTGTTTCGTATCTGGGCGTTGGAGAGCAGCAGCTCGTCGCGATAGCGAAGGCGCTGTCGAAAGAGGCGAAGATCCTGGTCCTGGACGAACCGACTGCCGCGCTTTCGGGAGGGGAAGCGGAAAAGCTTCTCAATATCCTGAAGAAACTGAAGAGCGAAGGCGTTACGTGCATATATATTTCGCACCGCTTGAAAGAAGTGTTCGATATCGCCGACCGCATTACGATTCTCCGCGACGGCAAGACTATAGCTACGCGCGACAAGGCCGAACTTGACGAAAATAAACTCATTGCCCTGATGGTCGGAAGAGAGCTTACCAATGTATACCCGCGGAAACCGCATACGCCGGACGGTGTCCTCTTAGAGGTGAAGAATTGGACGGTCTACGACCCCGATATAAATAAGACGATAGCGGATGTGAACTTCAAACTATATAAGGGCGAGATCCTCGGGATGGCAGGTCTTGTAGGAGCCGGCCGCACGGAGTTCGCGATGAGCCTCTTCCATTTCTGGGGCCGTCATGTGTCGGGTGAGCTTTTCCTGGAAGGGAAAGAGATATCGCCCCGCGACGCGGGCGAAGCCATCGCCGCCGGTATGAGCCTCGCCTCCGAAGACAGGAAGCGCTACGGCCTCGTGCTCGCCGAAGACATAAAGACGAACATCTCGCTTGCGAGCCTCCATGCAATCGCTAAAAATACCGTTGTCAACGAGAATGAAGAAGTGAAATCGGCGGAAAAATATTCCAAAGAATTACATATAAAAGCGCCGTCGGTCGAACAGCAGACAGAGGCATTGAGCGGAGGCAACCAGCAGAAGGTCGTGTTGGCGAAATGGCTTATGACAAAACCAAAGGTCCTTATACTGGATGAGCCGACACGCGGCATAGACGTCGGCGCGAAGGTGGAGATATATAATATCATAAACGAGCTTGTGGACCACGGCGTTGGAGTTATCGTCATATCGTCCGAAATGAACGAGATACTGGGCATCTGCGACCGCGTGCTCGTCATGCATGAAGGCCGGTTCACGGGCGAACTTAAGATAGCGGAAGCTACCCAGGAGAAGATAATGTATCACGCTACGGGAGGTAAATAAGATATGAAGAAAGACATGCTGCAGCACTTCCGCAAATATACGATGCTCATAGCGCTTGTCGCGATATGGCTGATATTTACAGTGCTGACCGAGGGCGTATTCGTCTCTCCGAGGAACCTGTCGAACCTTTTTGTCCAGACTGTCGCTGTAGCAATCATAACCATCGGCATGACGCTCATAATAGTGACGCGCAATATCGACCTTTCCGTCGGTTCGGTGGCCGCCTTCGTGGGGGCGATCGCCGCGTTTTTACAGGTCAAGACGGGGTGGCCGACACCGCTTGCCATGACTGCGGCAATGGCGGCCGGGCTCCTCGTCGGCGTCTGGCACGGTTTCTGGGTCGCTTACCGCATGGTGCCGTCGTTCATCGTCACGCTCGCCAGCATGATGATATTCCGCGGCGCGGTCCTTGGCATTACCGGCGGCGCGACGATAGCGCCGCTTTCAGACGCATTCAGGTCGATAGGCCAGAGTTATGTCCCGCCGCACTTGAGCGTAATAATAGGCGTCTTTGCGGCGGCATGGTATCTCTTCGCCCATTATTATAAAAGGATGCTGCGCGCGCAGTATGGGTTTAAGGTAACACCTTTACTAATCGATATCGCAAAGACGGCGCTGATGATCCTGGTAGCCGCCGGATTTCTCGCCATAATGGTCCATAACAGGGGTATCCCGTATGCGGTCCTTCTCATGGTGATCCTAGCGGTAGTCTTCAACTTCATCGCGCGGCAGACGGTCTTCGGCAGGCAGCTCTACGCCATCGGCGGCAACCCGGACGCCGCGTCGCTGTCCGGAGTCAATATTAAGAAACAGATCATGATGCTCTTCGCGGTCTTCGGCGGCATTACCGCTATGTCAGGGCTGGTCCTGGCCTCGAGGCTCAACGCGGCTACGACTTCCGCGGGGCAGGGCATGGAACTCGACGTCATCGCCGCGGCAGTTATCGGCGGCACATCGCTCATGGGCGGCGAAGGCACGATCTTCGGGTCTGTCGTAGGCGCGCTCATCATGGCGAGCCTCGACAACGGCATGAGCCTCATGGACACCAATATTACATACCAGTATATAATCAAAGGCATGATCCTTCTTTTAGCCGTTTGGGTCGATATCGCCACGAGACAGAAACAGGGATAAAGAAATATATAAGTACGGGGGGAGGGAGTTTGAACCTTATAAATATAGCCTTAAGCTTTCTGGCCCCGAAGGCCCGGGCTTTTGAACGATCGACGAAGGATCCGGGGTATGCCCAGGAGCGGGTACTATTAGAATATCTTGCCCGGAACAAAGATACGGAGTACGGCAGGAAATACGGTTTTGCTAATATAGGGTCCGTTCGGCAATATCGGGCTACAGTCCCTATTATAACCTATGAGTCGATTCGTCCGCTTATCGACAGGATGGCCAAAGGCGAATCGAACATACTGACCTCCGACAAAGTGGTATTCTTCGGGATAACGAGCGGTACGACAGGACAGCCCAAGCTTATTCCCGTTACGGACTATTCGCGGAATAAGAAATCGGAGTTGATGAAGCTGTGGGCCTATTATATCAACAGGGACCATCCGCGCCTGCTTGAGGGAAAGATACTCTCGATAATAAGCCCGGAGGTGAAGAATTTTACCGAAGGCCATATACCGTACGGACCGGAAGACGGCCACGCCTATAATAATCTTCCCGCGCCCGTAAGAAGTCTTTATGTACTGCCCTATCAGTTGTTTTACATCAACGATTACGACGCCAGGTATTACGCGATATTG
Protein-coding sequences here:
- a CDS encoding efflux RND transporter permease subunit, with protein sequence MSILVEKIIEFCAKNKFIVFLLVGMISLAGVYSMMHVPLDAIPDLSDTQVIIYSQWDRSPDIVEDQVTYPIVTAMLGAPKVKDVRGFSDFGFSYVYIIFEDGTDIYWARSRTLEYLSKITPRLPEGVKVELGPDATGVGWVFQYALVDETGQHSLADLRSFQDWYLRYYLQAVPGVAEVATVGGFVKQYQININPNALLAYNIPITQVVENVRKSNNDVGGRLIEFSGAEYMIRGRGYIKSVKDIEDIYVGLGLDGVPVTIKQVANVSLGPDIRRGVAELNGTGEIVGGVVVMRHKENALEVIKKVKAKLKEVEPGLPKGVKIVTTYDRSDLIRASIATVKDNLIQELIIVSVMLIFFLLHFRSALIPIIGLPIAVAIAFIPMSWMKLTSNIMSLGGIVVAIGDMVDASIVFVENVHKRLDEWSKGLRHGKREDIMIGAMKEVGPPIFASLIVMAIAFMPVFTLEAQEGRLFKPLAFTKNFSIFFAALLAITLTPALIMIFVGGKKHNFKPVWLCAITNFFIGGKIVSEDNHPISKCLIRLYHPIALWAIKNRIAVCIAAVIAMLITIPAFMMMGSEFMPPLNEGSILYMPTTLPGLSVTEAAKLLQVQDRILKSFPEVESVFGKAGRAASSTDPAPFSMMETTVVLKDRKHWRKGMTWEKLIDEMDSRMKLPGVTNAWTMPIKARTDMLTTGVRTPVGIKIYGSDLKEIEKIGMDIERVLKDIPGTRSVYAERVSGGYFVDFDLKREAIARYGLTVDDVEMVIMSAIGGENITTTIEGRERYPVNVRYMREWRDDIDKLKRITVPTIGGAQIPLTDLADIKLTEGPAMIRDENGLLSGYVYVDMTGRDVGRYVNNAKRIVREKIKMPTGYALTWSGQYEYMQRIRDRLKIFIPLTIFIIFILYYFTFKSVTETMIVMMSVPFALIGGIWYLFLLKYNMSIAVWVGLIALAGVAAETGSIMIVYLDEAYNRRKREGRMRSLPDLYDAVMEGAVQRLRPKLMTVGANIFGLMPVMLSVGTGADVMKRIAAPLIGGLTSSTVLTLIVLPAIYTIWKYNSEIKRLSSIERDGSV
- a CDS encoding cache domain-containing protein; protein product: MKKITALITLTVAMTVFFLTGACEAQTGVTADAMKPMLEKTKSRINEWFRILDRELESAAERLSTADLSGRDARRILKELMIGRSSIVDCGIVDESGILITVQPPEYRSYEGRDISSEQHIMAVRETKRPVMSDSFNAVEGVYSVALEYPIFSDKGRYRGSVSLIIKYAAFLNNILEKIVKDMPCKVWVMQPDGLILYDSDPNQINRNVFTDDMFKPFHSLITFSKNVVSEKNGTGSYDFYSKGFEDKAVVKKNAIWDTVGLYGNEWRIIVMEIEK
- a CDS encoding carbohydrate porin, giving the protein MKMNSRTQSLALSGIVTVICLAAGGMADIVYADTAADVIVLRAEMDTMKRQFAMMKDANAELQKRVATLEDRINFQPPSQPTMTAGAVSEVACPTSEIAKISKKTEISVLEQYSKQSALDATAILQKVPDYIPNYFTKGLEFHGYFRSGYGVNGKGGMMQAFQAPGAPAKFRLGNEQETYIESILVNNNWNPDPEGITVKTQLRMAYQTNQNNVTWDPINDRVYPAEMFGEMGNIIPGHPDIKVWAGERFYRLPELDIIDFWWSDMSGYGGGFSDIDLFNNAAKLNIAYIGYSPNDVSLSTSRGRLAKNNIHIMFHDFEVPGGVGTFWVNGGYIKGGNTTDLTPNVKYPDMAGINVGFMHYIPGELNNNQLGLQYGCGANTSLSAGGNMPMTDDDRKSWRVRITEMFNRQITDKLCVQIDGVYQYTDSGRDTKCRETWISLGARPIYMFNKHFGLEFEPGVDYINNPLNGYDTCLYKVTGALRVAPAPIWNSRPEFRIFATYATWGDDFRGQVGGPGYETQTEGWNYGIQCENWW
- a CDS encoding substrate-binding domain-containing protein; translation: MMKMTRFFCGAAVLAVMISLIVPAEAFAAAGKKMRIGVSLPTQRDERWVRDAEEMRAVAKADGVDIKMQVCDNDAARQMSQCENLLAQGIDILILAPHDATSAGAIADNAHAAGIKVISYDRLVMGTNNVDLYVSFDNFAVGKLMGEYLTRLVPKGNYIVLAGAPTDNNAKLYREGAMEAIKPLVDKGDVKIVMDQWVTDWQPTVAMNLVQNALTANNNKIDAVLAPNDNTAGGVIQALAQVGLAGKVPVTGQDAEDTAAQRIMAGTQAMTVFKNTREQARVAIETAIKMVRGEKPETNSVVNNKKMDVPSILLTPVVVDKANIDEVLINSGYISKDKVYKK
- a CDS encoding ATP-binding cassette domain-containing protein; protein product: MPDDNILEMRGISKEFPGVRALDDVTFSVRRGEIHALVGENGAGKSTLMKVLSGVYPAGEYSGNILIDGREIRFKSIKDSERASVAIIYQELALVKQLSIVENIYLGNEIASRGVINWDESVKKAQDYLEHVGLKVSPVSPVSYLGVGEQQLVAIAKALSKEAKILVLDEPTAALSGGEAEKLLNILKKLKSEGVTCIYISHRLKEVFDIADRITILRDGKTIATRDKAELDENKLIALMVGRELTNVYPRKPHTPDGVLLEVKNWTVYDPDINKTIADVNFKLYKGEILGMAGLVGAGRTEFAMSLFHFWGRHVSGELFLEGKEISPRDAGEAIAAGMSLASEDRKRYGLVLAEDIKTNISLASLHAIAKNTVVNENEEVKSAEKYSKELHIKAPSVEQQTEALSGGNQQKVVLAKWLMTKPKVLILDEPTRGIDVGAKVEIYNIINELVDHGVGVIVISSEMNEILGICDRVLVMHEGRFTGELKIAEATQEKIMYHATGGK
- a CDS encoding sugar ABC transporter permease, encoding MKKDMLQHFRKYTMLIALVAIWLIFTVLTEGVFVSPRNLSNLFVQTVAVAIITIGMTLIIVTRNIDLSVGSVAAFVGAIAAFLQVKTGWPTPLAMTAAMAAGLLVGVWHGFWVAYRMVPSFIVTLASMMIFRGAVLGITGGATIAPLSDAFRSIGQSYVPPHLSVIIGVFAAAWYLFAHYYKRMLRAQYGFKVTPLLIDIAKTALMILVAAGFLAIMVHNRGIPYAVLLMVILAVVFNFIARQTVFGRQLYAIGGNPDAASLSGVNIKKQIMMLFAVFGGITAMSGLVLASRLNAATTSAGQGMELDVIAAAVIGGTSLMGGEGTIFGSVVGALIMASLDNGMSLMDTNITYQYIIKGMILLLAVWVDIATRQKQG